One genomic segment of uncultured Tolumonas sp. includes these proteins:
- the rplQ gene encoding 50S ribosomal protein L17, which produces MRHRLSGRQLNRNASHRQAMFRNMASSLVRHEIIKTTLPKAKELRRVVEPLITLAKSDSVANRRLAFARTRDRDVVGKLFTELGPRFQGRPGGYTRILKCGFRAGDNAPMAYIELVGRPVDAEAATEE; this is translated from the coding sequence ATGCGCCATCGTTTGAGTGGTCGTCAACTGAACCGGAATGCTAGCCATCGTCAGGCTATGTTCCGCAACATGGCCAGCTCCCTGGTTCGTCATGAGATCATCAAGACGACTTTGCCTAAAGCAAAGGAGCTACGTCGTGTAGTTGAGCCCTTGATTACTCTTGCTAAGAGTGACAGTGTTGCAAATCGCCGTTTGGCATTTGCTCGTACCCGCGACAGAGATGTTGTTGGTAAACTGTTTACTGAACTTGGCCCACGTTTTCAAGGTCGTCCAGGTGGTTATACGCGCATTCTGAAATGCGGTTTCCGCGCTGGTGATAACGCACCAATGGCTTATATTGAGCTGGTTGGTCGTCCAGTAGATGCTGAAGCAGCTACTGAAGAATAA
- a CDS encoding GNAT family N-acetyltransferase, giving the protein MLTSSRIELKPPSLDWVEPLRLALSESYELHQLFLDWAEPDPSILTVTANMNVAKEQFERKEHELRFMIVRREDQLLVGSISLHVRDVSVPYYEIGYWVRQSAAGKGYITEAVLLLADYAFIHLHAARLEIRTAASNEKSRAVAERAGFRLEATLKNACRSQGHLDDTLVYSRIGYEDMIPEIDLVDISPDGLDY; this is encoded by the coding sequence ATGCTGACGTCTTCCCGAATTGAATTAAAACCACCATCACTGGACTGGGTTGAACCACTGCGTCTGGCTTTATCTGAAAGTTATGAATTGCATCAGCTATTTCTTGATTGGGCGGAGCCTGATCCATCTATATTGACGGTCACCGCCAATATGAATGTGGCGAAAGAGCAATTTGAACGTAAAGAACATGAATTACGTTTTATGATTGTGCGGCGGGAAGATCAGTTGTTGGTTGGTAGTATTAGTTTACACGTCAGGGATGTCTCGGTTCCCTATTATGAGATTGGTTACTGGGTGCGACAATCTGCGGCTGGTAAAGGTTATATAACAGAAGCGGTATTGTTATTGGCCGATTATGCTTTTATTCATCTGCATGCGGCTCGACTGGAGATCCGTACCGCAGCGAGCAATGAAAAAAGTCGTGCCGTGGCAGAACGAGCCGGTTTTAGGCTGGAAGCGACATTAAAAAATGCCTGTCGTTCACAAGGTCATTTAGATGATACGTTGGTTTATAGCCGTATCGGATATGAAGATATGATCCCGGAGATCGATCTGGTTGATATCTCTCCGGATGGCCTCGATTACTAA
- the metJ gene encoding met regulon transcriptional regulator MetJ: MKTAWNGEYISPYAEHGKKSEQVKKITVSIPLKVLKILTDERTRRQINNLRHATNSELLCEAFLHAYTGQPLPADDDLRKDCPDDIPLMVQQIMTEMGKPIEKYDE; this comes from the coding sequence ATGAAAACGGCGTGGAATGGCGAATATATTAGTCCGTATGCAGAACACGGCAAAAAAAGTGAGCAGGTCAAAAAGATTACGGTTTCAATTCCATTGAAAGTATTAAAAATACTGACAGATGAACGTACTCGCCGCCAAATAAACAATCTACGTCATGCCACCAATAGCGAATTGCTTTGTGAAGCGTTCCTGCATGCCTATACCGGTCAACCTTTGCCGGCGGATGACGATTTACGCAAAGATTGTCCTGATGACATTCCGCTCATGGTTCAGCAGATAATGACAGAAATGGGCAAACCCATCGAAAAATACGATGAATAA
- a CDS encoding bifunctional aspartate kinase/homoserine dehydrogenase II yields MPHTATGHLPGRQVHKFGGSSLADPNCYRRVAGLIEQESDPRALIVVSAAGKTTNRLLQVLELSEAGDDAVVAAIQGLKAYQLGLIEGVLDGPARQALSLQLMEDIDTIAGVLKKNYDRHERNGILANGEVWSARLLAALLTERGNQALWLDARRFLSAEEGALARVNEALSREKLREVLAGTGEQRVVVTGFIAADSEGRTLLLGRNGSDYSATLLGALAEAESTAIWSDVAGVYSADPRCVKDAKLLERLSLAEANELARLGAPVLHSRTLQPLLHSQQKLVLRSSYAPTGGASHILRRKSQVKGARIVTSLEQIVLIELRIQPGCDYEQTVARLEELLATQQLSPLVSKNLADRRIVRLAYTLEMAPDAHQFLLQQQELSGLRDVVRRDGFSLIGLVGTGVCDNAEQCHRFYRLLVDQPLEFIYTAPEGLSLVAVVREITLEPLLIGLHHAMFQQTKRVGLVVLGKGNIGSQWLKLLAKEKHHIEQAHQLTLTLYGLFDSRGGVLSEEGLDPLQVLDCFDPQPVIWAELLVQLEQHPFDELIVLDLTASETVSSYYPEFAQIGAHLITANKFAGAAESAFYQRVRQSFAEHQVQWRYNATVGAGLPVQACIRMMLESGDRVHGISGIFSGTLSWLFQQYDGSVSFSELVDQAWQHGLTEPDPREDLTGHDVRRKLLILAREAGLELEPEHISLQSLVPAGLAEIPLESFFEQLPELDHAVETAFDEAKARGKVLRYVARLDRDGSARVGLDMLAADHPFANLRPCDNIFSIETDFYRTNPLILQGPGAGREVTAAAVQADLWKICATLK; encoded by the coding sequence ATGCCGCATACTGCAACAGGCCACCTGCCAGGACGTCAGGTACATAAATTCGGTGGTAGTAGTTTGGCAGACCCAAATTGCTATCGCCGAGTGGCAGGGCTTATTGAGCAGGAGTCTGATCCTCGCGCTTTAATTGTTGTCTCTGCGGCGGGGAAAACCACTAATCGCTTACTGCAGGTTTTAGAATTAAGCGAGGCGGGGGATGATGCGGTTGTTGCAGCGATACAAGGTTTAAAAGCATATCAGTTGGGGTTGATTGAAGGGGTATTAGACGGCCCGGCGCGTCAGGCATTATCCCTGCAGTTGATGGAAGACATTGATACGATCGCGGGTGTTCTGAAAAAAAATTATGATCGTCATGAGCGAAACGGGATCTTGGCCAATGGTGAAGTATGGTCGGCCCGTCTGTTGGCGGCGTTATTGACGGAGCGTGGCAATCAGGCGTTATGGTTGGATGCACGTCGGTTTCTTTCTGCGGAAGAAGGTGCTCTGGCTCGTGTTAATGAAGCGTTATCCCGAGAAAAACTACGCGAAGTATTAGCCGGTACTGGTGAGCAACGGGTGGTCGTGACGGGTTTTATTGCGGCAGATAGTGAAGGGCGTACATTATTGCTGGGGCGTAATGGTTCCGATTATTCTGCAACCTTGCTGGGTGCTTTAGCAGAAGCGGAATCGACTGCCATTTGGAGTGATGTTGCTGGAGTTTATTCGGCCGATCCGCGTTGTGTGAAAGATGCGAAATTGCTCGAACGTTTATCACTGGCGGAAGCGAATGAATTGGCGCGCTTAGGTGCACCGGTTTTACATTCCCGCACTTTACAACCATTACTGCACAGCCAGCAAAAACTGGTATTACGTTCGAGTTATGCGCCAACCGGTGGTGCTTCGCATATTTTACGCCGCAAATCACAGGTGAAAGGGGCGCGTATTGTCACTTCGCTTGAGCAAATTGTGCTTATTGAACTGCGAATTCAGCCGGGTTGTGACTATGAACAAACTGTTGCACGTCTCGAGGAATTACTGGCTACGCAGCAACTGTCGCCGCTGGTGAGTAAAAATTTGGCCGATCGCCGTATCGTCCGTTTAGCCTATACGCTGGAAATGGCGCCTGATGCCCATCAGTTCTTATTACAACAGCAAGAACTCTCCGGCCTGAGAGATGTCGTGCGTCGTGATGGCTTTAGTTTGATTGGCTTGGTGGGAACGGGTGTTTGTGATAATGCTGAGCAATGTCATCGTTTTTATCGCTTACTGGTCGATCAACCACTGGAATTCATCTATACCGCGCCGGAAGGTTTAAGTCTGGTGGCTGTCGTGCGCGAAATTACGCTGGAACCGTTATTGATTGGTCTGCACCACGCCATGTTTCAGCAGACCAAACGTGTCGGCCTGGTGGTATTAGGGAAAGGGAATATCGGTAGCCAGTGGTTAAAATTACTCGCCAAAGAGAAACACCATATTGAGCAGGCGCACCAGCTGACACTGACTTTGTATGGCTTGTTTGATTCGCGTGGTGGCGTATTGTCTGAAGAAGGGTTAGATCCGCTGCAGGTGCTGGATTGTTTTGATCCACAACCGGTGATCTGGGCGGAATTGCTGGTACAACTGGAGCAACATCCGTTTGATGAGTTGATAGTGCTCGATCTGACCGCCAGTGAAACAGTGAGTAGTTACTACCCGGAGTTTGCGCAGATCGGCGCACATCTGATCACCGCTAATAAATTTGCTGGCGCCGCGGAAAGCGCGTTTTATCAGCGTGTACGGCAAAGCTTTGCCGAACATCAGGTGCAATGGCGTTATAACGCGACTGTTGGTGCCGGCTTGCCGGTACAAGCTTGTATTCGCATGATGTTGGAGTCGGGCGATCGGGTGCATGGCATCTCGGGCATTTTTTCCGGTACGCTGAGCTGGTTGTTCCAACAATATGATGGTTCTGTTTCATTTTCCGAACTGGTCGATCAAGCCTGGCAACATGGTTTAACTGAGCCGGACCCGCGCGAAGATCTGACTGGGCATGATGTGCGGCGTAAGCTGCTGATCCTGGCGCGTGAAGCGGGGTTAGAGCTTGAACCGGAACATATCTCTTTGCAAAGTCTGGTCCCGGCTGGTTTGGCTGAAATCCCGCTGGAGAGCTTTTTTGAGCAATTGCCGGAATTAGACCATGCTGTGGAAACAGCGTTTGATGAAGCGAAAGCGCGCGGTAAAGTGCTGCGTTATGTCGCCCGCTTAGACCGCGATGGTTCCGCGCGTGTAGGGCTGGATATGCTGGCGGCAGATCATCCGTTCGCGAATTTGCGCCCCTGCGATAATATTTTCTCGATAGAGACGGATTTTTATCGTACCAACCCGCTGATCTTGCAAGGGCCGGGCGCGGGGCGCGAAGTGACCGCAGCTGCGGTACAAGCCGATCTGTGGAAGATTTGTGCGACCTTAAAATAA
- the metB gene encoding cystathionine gamma-synthase codes for MSDYQRETYAVKSGIAADTQFGSVVPPIYLSTNYTFAGFGEKREFDYSRSGNPTRSTLAGALAALEGGAGAVFTGSGMGAINLVTALLSSDDLLVAPHDCYGGTYRLFQHVAAKGSYRVLFVDQTDPVALANALAQKPKLVWVETPSNPLLRVVDIAAICQQSHAVGALVAVDNTFLSPLLQQPLALGADIVVHSTTKYLNGHSDVVGGAVIAKEPELHEKLAWWGNCLGHTGGAFDAYLTLRGLRTLAPRMRAHQENANAVLTYMQQQPRVTKIYHPSLPEHPGHEIAQRQQQGFGAMLSFEVDFDIEQLKQFLGGLQLFCLAESLGGVESLVAHPASMTHAGMDPDARRVAGISDQLLRFSIGIEHITDLLADLDRAFACVASK; via the coding sequence ATGTCGGATTACCAACGAGAAACATACGCTGTCAAATCAGGAATTGCTGCTGATACTCAATTTGGTTCGGTTGTTCCGCCCATTTATTTATCCACAAACTATACCTTTGCCGGTTTCGGTGAAAAACGCGAATTTGACTATAGCCGTTCAGGTAATCCGACCCGCAGCACGTTAGCAGGGGCATTGGCAGCACTAGAAGGTGGCGCCGGCGCTGTGTTTACCGGCAGTGGCATGGGGGCGATCAATTTAGTTACTGCCTTGTTGTCTTCCGATGATTTACTGGTTGCACCACATGATTGCTACGGTGGTACATATCGGTTATTCCAACATGTTGCTGCGAAAGGTTCTTACCGTGTGTTATTCGTGGATCAAACTGACCCTGTCGCATTGGCGAATGCACTCGCGCAGAAGCCGAAATTAGTCTGGGTTGAAACACCATCTAATCCGTTATTACGCGTGGTTGATATTGCTGCTATTTGTCAGCAATCCCATGCTGTAGGCGCATTAGTGGCGGTGGATAACACCTTCTTGTCACCGCTCCTACAACAACCACTGGCTCTGGGGGCTGATATTGTTGTGCATTCCACAACCAAATATCTGAACGGTCATTCAGACGTGGTTGGTGGCGCGGTGATTGCGAAAGAGCCTGAATTGCATGAAAAACTGGCCTGGTGGGGTAACTGCCTTGGACATACTGGCGGTGCATTTGATGCGTATCTGACGCTGCGTGGTCTGCGCACTCTGGCACCGCGTATGCGAGCACATCAGGAAAATGCGAATGCCGTTTTGACTTATATGCAGCAACAGCCACGCGTAACTAAAATTTATCATCCAAGTTTGCCTGAGCATCCTGGGCATGAAATTGCCCAGCGTCAACAACAGGGCTTTGGTGCGATGCTGAGTTTTGAAGTGGATTTTGATATAGAACAATTAAAGCAATTTTTGGGTGGTTTGCAGCTGTTTTGTCTGGCAGAGTCATTAGGTGGAGTGGAAAGTCTGGTCGCACATCCAGCGAGTATGACCCATGCGGGGATGGATCCAGATGCACGCCGTGTAGCGGGTATTTCTGACCAGTTGCTGCGTTTTTCCATTGGAATCGAACATATCACCGATCTGCTGGCTGATTTAGATCGCGCATTTGCTTGTGTTGCCAGCAAATAA